The following are from one region of the Canis lupus familiaris isolate Mischka breed German Shepherd chromosome 30, alternate assembly UU_Cfam_GSD_1.0, whole genome shotgun sequence genome:
- the LOC119866818 gene encoding uncharacterized protein LOC119866818 isoform X3, translated as MGGRALVSRHPQCADQSGCRALGQATPPLASQALAAWCPDTAPLKGVTEGAHVESTARIPGLVGQVLGTLSAATLEGALAAPTRSPGSGAWPLSRTHLRGPEPRPPSRRIFLALLTGQIPPGHPRDPTQEVPPPGAVQRLLSSRPRTSHAARSWKRDLPRGLVTRSEPHVHLSPLEGDPGLPWTLTADRGDCHRVCPQAPLGTTSRQALQEPGPRKQTDLVSVWRGPQAGSGKVSPDEKKLGVGVGGEEGVITSGRETRPRPGPEAGAWVVSHGEVQKRDGDTRVPLRKGNSLGAPLTHHLPSPGAQETAAASLRGATEGISACGTRRFTRSRTTSYRTSRAIREVSAPGTPSPPCLHPGPRQGHGVAASPRPARN; from the exons ATGGGAGGGCGGGCCCTGGTGTCCCGCCACCCGCAGTGTGCAGACCAGTCAGGCTGCAGGG CTCTGGGCCAAGCCACACCCCCACTGGCCAGCCAGGCTCTGGCTGCCTGGTGCCCCGATACAGCCCCCCTCAAGGGGGTCACG GAGGGAGCCCACGTGGAGAGCACGGCCCGGATTCCCGGTTTGGTTGGGCAGGTGCTGGGGACGCTGTCTGCTGCCACCTTGGAAGGGGCCCTGGCCGCCCCCACGCGGAGCCCAGGATCCGGGGCCTGGCCACTCAGCAGAACGCACCTTCGGGGCCCCGAGCCCAGG CCTCCGTCTCGGCGCATCTTCCTGGCCCTCCTGACCGGGCAAATCCCCCCGGGCCACCCCAGGGACCCCACGCAGGAGGTTCCCCCTCCCGGGGCCGTCCAGAGGCTCCTGAGCTCTCGGCCCAg AACTTCTCACGCCGCCCGGAGCTGGAAAAG AGACCTCCCCCGGGGTCTCGTGACCAGAAGTGAGCCCCACGTCCATCTGTCGCCCCTCGAAGGAGATCCTGGGCTGCCGTGGACGCTGACGGCCGACCGCGGTGACTGCCACCGCGTCTGTCCGCAAGCACCGCTCGGCACCACCTCCCGCCAGGCTTTGCAGGAACCGGGGCCCAGGAAGCAGACAGACCTGGTCTCTGTCTGGAGGGGCCCACAGGCAGGTTCTGGAAAGGTCTCCCCTGATGAGAAGaagctcggggtgggggtgggaggtgaggagggtgTGATAACATCCGGGAGAGAGACgaggcccaggcccggccccgaGGCGGGGGCCTGGGTGGTGAGCCACGGGGAGGTGCAGAAGCGGGACGGAGACACCCGAGTGCCCCTCAGGAAGGGGAACTCTCTTGGGGCCCCCCTTACTCACCACCTCCCGTCGCCTGGAGCCCAGGAAACAGCAGCAGCATCGCTGCGCGGCGCCACCGAGGGGATCAGTGCCTGCGGGACCCGGCGGTTCACACGCTCGCGGACCACGTCCTACAGGACGAGCCGTGCCATCCGCGAGGTCAGCGCCCCCGGCACCCCGAGCCCCCCGTGCCTGCACCCAGGTCCCCGCCAGGGGCACGGAGTGGCAGCGAGCCCTAGGCCGGCGAGGAATTAA